One genomic segment of Intestinimonas butyriciproducens includes these proteins:
- a CDS encoding S-layer homology domain-containing protein yields MQEFAALLLLLLLLCPTARGEEGPVTRGGFVSALWESAGAVPYDAQAPFSDVSPRADYAPAVSWAAHQGLVLGTGEGRFQPERPITREEAAVLLRRWAALLEWDTFLPDGVAACNDYQDISPWADDSLYWACDAGVLPWSPGGRLDPSGTLTQAQTADIFSAFARQGRPG; encoded by the coding sequence ATGCAGGAATTTGCCGCGCTGCTGCTCTTACTTTTGCTGCTGTGCCCCACCGCCCGCGGGGAGGAGGGTCCTGTCACCCGGGGCGGCTTCGTCTCCGCCCTGTGGGAGAGCGCCGGGGCCGTGCCCTACGATGCCCAGGCCCCCTTTTCCGACGTGTCCCCCCGGGCGGACTACGCCCCGGCGGTGAGCTGGGCCGCCCACCAGGGACTGGTACTGGGGACCGGGGAGGGCCGCTTCCAGCCGGAGCGGCCCATTACCCGGGAGGAGGCCGCCGTCCTGCTGCGCCGCTGGGCGGCGCTGCTGGAATGGGATACCTTTCTCCCTGACGGGGTGGCGGCCTGCAACGACTACCAGGACATCTCCCCCTGGGCCGACGACTCCCTCTACTGGGCCTGCGACGCCGGCGTGCTGCCCTGGTCCCCCGGCGGACGGCTGGACCCCTCCGGCACCCTCACCCAGGCCCAGACTGCGGATATCTTCTCCGCCTTCGCCCGTCAGGGCAGGCCGGGATAG
- a CDS encoding permease prefix domain 1-containing protein has product MADLHGGRQRRPLRRGPGHGLMERADFAAWCAAVCRHIRYRPARAQAAAELMDHLTDHAAALEDAGAAPEEAARTALAAMGDAGEVGRALDRAHPPLLCASVALTRACAVLLSVAACLFLLPLLFLSAWDLLIYRPVRSIPREEIVRAAAGDTAARIGNKVVVVTDVVQTRDGTLSVCLLEFNVPPILNSFGFYGFQVRDESGRIYRGGGQSSGSYFRRSIDSYQDFPPTDSVTLLYDEPGRACQLTIPLEEVTP; this is encoded by the coding sequence GTGGCGGACCTTCACGGCGGCCGTCAACGCCGTCCTCTCCGGCGCGGCCCCGGCCATGGCCTGATGGAGCGGGCTGATTTCGCCGCCTGGTGCGCGGCGGTGTGCCGGCACATCCGCTACCGCCCGGCCCGCGCCCAGGCGGCGGCGGAGCTGATGGACCACCTGACCGACCACGCCGCCGCCCTGGAGGACGCCGGCGCCGCGCCGGAGGAGGCGGCCCGGACGGCCCTGGCCGCCATGGGGGACGCCGGGGAGGTGGGCCGGGCCCTGGACCGGGCCCATCCGCCCCTGCTGTGCGCCTCCGTGGCCCTCACCAGGGCCTGCGCCGTCCTGCTGTCCGTGGCAGCCTGCCTGTTCCTGCTTCCGCTCCTGTTCCTGAGCGCCTGGGACCTGCTGATCTACCGGCCGGTGAGGAGCATCCCCCGGGAGGAGATCGTCCGCGCCGCCGCGGGGGACACGGCGGCGCGCATCGGCAACAAGGTGGTGGTGGTCACCGATGTGGTGCAGACCCGGGATGGGACCCTCTCCGTGTGCCTGCTGGAGTTCAATGTCCCCCCCATCCTCAACAGCTTCGGCTTTTACGGCTTCCAGGTCCGGGACGAGTCCGGGCGGATCTACCGGGGCGGCGGACAGAGCTCCGGGAGCTATTTCCGCCGCAGCATCGACTCCTACCAGGACTTTCCGCCCACGGACAGCGTGACCCTCCTCTACGATGAGCCCGGCCGCGCCTGCCAACTCACCATCCCGCTGGAGGAGGTGACTCCATGA
- a CDS encoding PadR family transcriptional regulator, which produces MADKTLLSGSTTLLVLSLLSEGDKYGYEMIAELDRRSDHTFALKEGTLYPILHALERDGAVRGYQAEAPTGRVRKYYRITGRGLRALEAQKKEWRTFTAAVNAVLSGAAPAMA; this is translated from the coding sequence ATGGCGGACAAGACTCTGCTCTCCGGCAGCACCACCCTGCTGGTGCTCTCGCTTTTGTCGGAGGGGGACAAGTACGGCTATGAGATGATCGCCGAGCTGGACCGGCGCAGTGACCACACCTTTGCGCTGAAGGAGGGGACCCTCTACCCCATCCTCCACGCGCTGGAGCGGGATGGGGCGGTGCGCGGCTACCAGGCGGAGGCGCCCACGGGCCGGGTCCGGAAGTACTACCGCATCACCGGGAGAGGGCTGCGGGCGCTGGAGGCGCAGAAGAAGGAGTGGCGGACCTTCACGGCGGCCGTCAACGCCGTCCTCTCCGGCGCGGCCCCGGCCATGGCCTGA
- a CDS encoding iron-containing alcohol dehydrogenase gives MNNFTYYTPTKVVFGRGSEGQTGALVRERGCKKVLLHYGGGSAVRSGLLDRVKDSLREAGLEWTELGGALPNPRLSLVREGVDLCRREGVDFLLAVGGGSVIDSAKAMAYGAAEEGDVWDLYCGKRQARAALPVGAVLTIAAAGSEMSDSSVITNEDGWIKRGYSSDLCRPVFAVMNPELTMTLPVYQTACGCTDILMHTMERYFHPEAGMALTDSLAEALMRTVMESARVLTKEPENYEARAEVMWAGSLSHNGLTGCGAGGDWMTHKLEHELGGLYDVAHGAGLAAVWGSWARYVYRFCPERFARFAVHVLGLPAGADAEETALRGIGAMEDFYRELGMPTSLRELGVAPTEAELALLARKCAAACRGGGGAVRRLEEADLAAIYRMAL, from the coding sequence ATGAACAACTTTACCTACTATACGCCCACCAAGGTGGTCTTTGGCCGGGGGAGCGAGGGGCAGACCGGCGCCTTGGTGCGGGAGCGGGGCTGCAAAAAGGTCCTCCTCCACTACGGCGGGGGCAGCGCGGTGCGCTCGGGCCTGCTGGACCGGGTGAAGGACTCCCTGCGGGAGGCGGGCCTGGAGTGGACGGAGCTGGGGGGTGCGCTCCCCAACCCGCGGCTCTCCCTGGTGCGGGAGGGCGTGGACCTGTGCCGGCGGGAGGGGGTGGACTTCCTTCTGGCCGTAGGGGGCGGCAGCGTCATCGACTCGGCCAAGGCCATGGCCTACGGCGCGGCGGAGGAGGGCGACGTGTGGGACCTCTACTGCGGAAAGCGGCAGGCCCGGGCGGCCCTGCCGGTGGGCGCGGTGCTCACCATCGCAGCGGCGGGCAGCGAGATGAGCGACTCGTCGGTGATCACCAACGAGGACGGCTGGATCAAGCGGGGGTACAGCAGCGATCTGTGCCGCCCGGTGTTTGCCGTCATGAATCCGGAGCTCACCATGACCCTGCCCGTCTACCAGACCGCCTGCGGCTGCACGGACATCCTCATGCACACCATGGAGCGCTACTTCCACCCGGAGGCGGGCATGGCCCTCACCGACAGCCTGGCCGAGGCCCTGATGCGCACGGTGATGGAGAGTGCCAGGGTCCTGACAAAGGAGCCGGAGAACTACGAGGCCCGTGCGGAGGTGATGTGGGCGGGGAGCCTCTCCCACAACGGCCTCACAGGCTGCGGCGCGGGCGGGGACTGGATGACCCACAAGCTGGAGCACGAGCTGGGCGGGCTTTACGACGTGGCCCACGGCGCGGGTCTGGCGGCGGTGTGGGGCAGCTGGGCCCGGTATGTATACCGCTTCTGCCCGGAGCGGTTCGCCCGGTTCGCCGTCCATGTGCTGGGCCTCCCCGCCGGGGCGGATGCGGAGGAGACCGCCCTCCGGGGCATTGGGGCCATGGAGGACTTCTACCGGGAACTGGGCATGCCCACCAGCCTCCGGGAGCTGGGGGTGGCGCCCACCGAGGCGGAGCTGGCCCTGCTGGCCCGCAAGTGCGCGGCGGCCTGCCGCGGGGGCGGCGGTGCCGTCCGCCGCCTGGAGGAGGCCGATCTGGCCGCCATCTACCGCATGGCGCTGTGA
- a CDS encoding GNAT family N-acetyltransferase has product MESNQLFSIRKAVADDVPLILQFILDLAEYEQLRHEVVTDEDTLRTWIFERHGAEVLIAQEGDEPVGFALYFHNFSTFLGRCGIYLEDLFVRPEHRGKGYGLALLKRLAAIAVEEGCGRLEWWCLDWNKPSIDFYLSLPAQPMDEWTVYRVAGEDLTNLARSG; this is encoded by the coding sequence ATGGAGTCGAACCAGCTCTTTTCCATCCGCAAGGCCGTCGCGGACGATGTGCCCCTCATCCTGCAATTCATTCTGGACCTGGCCGAGTACGAACAGCTCCGGCACGAGGTGGTGACCGACGAGGACACCCTCCGGACCTGGATCTTTGAACGCCACGGTGCAGAGGTCCTCATCGCCCAGGAGGGGGACGAGCCGGTGGGCTTCGCCCTCTATTTCCACAACTTCTCCACCTTCCTGGGTCGCTGCGGCATATACCTGGAGGATCTGTTCGTCCGCCCGGAGCACCGGGGCAAGGGCTACGGCCTGGCCCTGCTCAAGCGGCTGGCCGCCATCGCCGTGGAGGAGGGCTGCGGACGGCTGGAGTGGTGGTGCCTGGACTGGAACAAGCCCTCCATCGACTTCTATCTCTCCCTCCCCGCCCAGCCCATGGACGAGTGGACGGTCTACCGCGTGGCGGGGGAGGACCTCACCAATCTGGCCAGGAGCGGCTGA
- a CDS encoding ketopantoate reductase family protein: MREIRTAALIGMGAMGAVFAPGLSATLGDGFRVVAGGARKARLARGVTVNGAPVTFRLTEPEGPAEPVDLVILAVKDYAYREALEQVGRFVGEDTILLPVLNGLDCARQAGEVYGPEKVLYASMWVDASMENGTAVYNPRGMVRIGEARNDPPGPRVLALEGLFRRAGVRCRVEPDMIHCIWLKFMGNVSENLPCALLGVPYGAYREGWPADGIRRALMAEVAAVARAEAGVELTEEDMALRNRIVYNQDPASRPSTLQDLDRGRQTEVELFAGTVVRLGEKHGLPTPVSAVMLQGIRALEAKNAGTIPGLPEAARTLAPLF; the protein is encoded by the coding sequence ATGAGAGAGATCAGGACCGCCGCCCTCATCGGCATGGGGGCCATGGGGGCGGTGTTCGCGCCGGGGCTGTCCGCTACGCTGGGGGACGGCTTCCGGGTGGTGGCCGGCGGCGCGCGGAAGGCCCGGCTGGCCCGGGGCGTCACGGTGAACGGCGCTCCTGTGACGTTCCGTCTGACAGAGCCGGAGGGCCCGGCGGAGCCGGTGGATCTGGTGATCCTGGCCGTGAAGGATTACGCCTACCGGGAGGCGCTGGAGCAGGTGGGCCGCTTCGTGGGGGAGGACACCATCCTCCTGCCTGTGCTCAACGGGCTGGACTGCGCCCGGCAGGCCGGGGAGGTCTACGGCCCGGAAAAGGTGCTCTACGCCAGCATGTGGGTGGACGCCAGCATGGAAAACGGGACGGCGGTCTATAACCCCCGGGGCATGGTGCGCATCGGGGAGGCCCGGAACGACCCGCCCGGCCCGCGGGTGCTGGCCCTGGAGGGCCTCTTCCGCCGGGCGGGGGTCCGCTGCCGGGTGGAGCCGGATATGATCCACTGCATCTGGCTGAAATTTATGGGCAACGTCAGCGAGAACCTGCCCTGCGCCCTGCTGGGCGTGCCCTACGGGGCCTATCGGGAGGGCTGGCCCGCCGACGGGATCCGCAGGGCCCTGATGGCCGAGGTGGCGGCGGTGGCCCGGGCGGAGGCCGGGGTGGAGCTGACGGAGGAGGACATGGCCCTCCGGAACAGGATCGTCTACAACCAGGACCCCGCCAGCCGGCCCTCCACCCTGCAGGACCTGGACCGGGGCAGGCAGACGGAGGTGGAGCTCTTCGCCGGCACCGTGGTGCGCCTGGGGGAGAAGCACGGCCTCCCCACCCCGGTCAGCGCCGTCATGCTCCAGGGGATCCGGGCCCTGGAGGCCAAAAACGCCGGGACCATCCCCGGCCTTCCGGAGGCGGCGCGGACACTGGCCCCCCTGTTCTGA
- a CDS encoding BlaI/MecI/CopY family transcriptional regulator gives MSEAEERITDAELEVMGALWRGEGPMTLSQVKEAMAQARGWNGDTTKTLLRRLCRKGAVEQEKREVYYYRPLVSRENFGRYKTQRLIDKLYAGSAKAMVAALVERQALKREDVGELRAMFDALWEEKGGGET, from the coding sequence ATGTCGGAGGCGGAGGAGCGGATCACCGACGCGGAGCTGGAGGTGATGGGGGCCCTGTGGCGGGGAGAGGGCCCAATGACGCTGTCCCAGGTGAAGGAGGCCATGGCTCAGGCCCGGGGCTGGAACGGGGACACCACCAAGACCCTGCTGCGCCGCCTGTGCCGGAAAGGGGCGGTGGAGCAGGAGAAGCGGGAGGTCTATTACTACCGGCCCCTGGTGAGCCGGGAGAACTTCGGCCGCTACAAGACCCAGCGCCTCATCGACAAGCTCTACGCGGGCAGCGCCAAGGCGATGGTGGCCGCCCTGGTGGAGCGGCAGGCCCTGAAGCGGGAGGATGTGGGCGAGCTCCGGGCCATGTTCGACGCCCTGTGGGAGGAGAAGGGGGGCGGGGAGACGTGA
- a CDS encoding M56 family metallopeptidase, translating to MSTLLETLLRLTVLGSLLTGVVLLLERVFRRRLSRAAGYYLWLLVLLRLCLPFGVTLRVPTAEEFPTPAAQTGGAPVQTAPLPGGAELVPAAPRPPVGEAADGTDGASPSPGGTDRGASLRTLLTAPALWTAVWGLGAAVCLGRCVRGYLRFSRAVRRTAEPPCPAARALLRRLDPAGRAALAESPHVHAPMLLGVLRPLIVLPAGVEDPARLEDILRHELVHARRHDLLYKWLTAAVTSLHWFNPLMYLVRREVARRCELSCDEAVLRTLDRRGRRRYGETLLALATPPPPGMGVLAVTLCEEKAHLRERLVSIAGYRKGGPAAAVLAAILALAVGGCALVGGAETVPPETAPPRETPPEATSALLEDGTEYDLPNGMTLAVPGAVSEELLVFPAGEAELGEAPCLVWVYEKKSYEDGMTDYGSPAGFLFCILRYDQVEYEQNYLAVNGGAGGLDFFARDGAYYYGWGTATDVQYYRSDEGETDADGQGWKDWEALFEAFPAIQADFIARNGLTACDGGTALGRDFFWPGEHRYVSYHNADYTRSMTLTLSQPAVQGEGGIWCVERWQDNNYGSRYTVLPSADVPVAEYYADLQEQTGRVHPIQGGQADLLTPEGAALDWLRQEYAGEDISADSIRLLEGAPAGDVWGRLSRVLAQEGTLESFTWAGGAETGLRTYSEPDYYRDEGQQLSLWRVAGTWLYLYAWVEAQPPAALTGAAVRYTAGSGDGVLFLAEDGLVQVDLDGEALWVRPAYDYQSTPYDRMYDICREWAEYAPFLQDISSNARP from the coding sequence GTGAGCACGCTGCTGGAGACGCTGCTGCGCCTGACAGTGCTGGGGTCCCTGCTCACCGGCGTGGTGCTGCTGCTGGAGCGGGTCTTCCGCCGGCGGCTGAGCCGGGCAGCGGGTTACTACCTCTGGCTGCTGGTGCTGCTGCGGCTGTGCCTGCCCTTCGGGGTGACCCTCCGGGTGCCGACGGCGGAGGAATTTCCCACTCCCGCCGCCCAGACCGGCGGCGCTCCGGTCCAGACGGCCCCTCTCCCCGGTGGGGCGGAGCTGGTTCCGGCGGCCCCACGGCCCCCAGTGGGGGAGGCGGCAGACGGAACGGACGGGGCCTCCCCCTCCCCCGGCGGGACAGACAGGGGCGCCTCCCTCCGGACCCTGCTGACGGCCCCCGCCCTGTGGACGGCGGTGTGGGGGCTGGGGGCGGCGGTGTGCCTAGGGCGCTGTGTCCGGGGATACCTCCGCTTCTCCCGGGCGGTCCGCCGGACGGCGGAGCCGCCATGTCCCGCCGCGCGCGCCCTGCTCCGGCGGCTGGACCCGGCGGGCCGTGCGGCGCTGGCCGAGAGCCCTCACGTCCACGCGCCCATGCTGCTGGGGGTGCTGCGGCCCCTCATCGTGCTCCCGGCGGGGGTGGAGGACCCCGCGCGGCTGGAGGACATCCTCCGCCACGAGCTGGTCCACGCCCGGCGGCACGATCTCCTCTACAAATGGCTGACCGCGGCAGTGACCAGCCTCCACTGGTTCAATCCCCTGATGTACCTGGTGCGGCGGGAGGTGGCCCGCCGCTGTGAGCTCTCCTGTGACGAGGCGGTGCTCCGCACCCTGGACCGGAGGGGACGGCGGCGCTACGGGGAGACCCTCCTAGCCCTGGCCACGCCGCCCCCGCCGGGGATGGGGGTGCTGGCCGTCACCCTGTGCGAGGAGAAGGCACATCTGAGAGAGCGGCTGGTGTCCATCGCGGGCTACCGGAAGGGGGGGCCCGCCGCCGCCGTCCTGGCGGCGATCCTGGCCCTGGCGGTGGGGGGCTGCGCCCTGGTGGGCGGCGCCGAGACCGTTCCGCCGGAGACCGCCCCGCCCCGGGAGACGCCGCCGGAGGCCACCTCAGCCCTGCTGGAGGACGGAACTGAATATGACCTCCCCAACGGCATGACGCTGGCCGTCCCCGGTGCTGTGTCGGAGGAGCTGCTGGTCTTCCCCGCCGGGGAGGCGGAGCTGGGGGAGGCGCCGTGCCTGGTGTGGGTCTACGAGAAGAAGAGCTATGAGGACGGCATGACGGACTACGGCTCACCCGCGGGCTTTCTCTTCTGCATCCTGCGGTACGACCAGGTGGAGTACGAGCAGAACTACCTGGCCGTGAACGGCGGCGCCGGCGGCCTGGACTTCTTCGCCCGGGACGGGGCGTACTATTACGGCTGGGGCACCGCCACCGATGTGCAGTACTACCGCTCCGACGAAGGGGAGACCGACGCCGACGGCCAGGGGTGGAAGGACTGGGAGGCACTGTTCGAGGCATTCCCGGCCATCCAGGCCGACTTCATCGCCCGCAACGGCCTGACGGCCTGCGACGGCGGGACGGCGCTGGGGCGGGACTTCTTCTGGCCGGGGGAGCACCGCTATGTGAGCTACCACAACGCCGACTACACCCGATCCATGACCCTCACCCTCTCCCAGCCCGCCGTGCAGGGGGAGGGGGGCATCTGGTGTGTGGAGCGGTGGCAGGACAACAACTACGGCAGCCGCTATACGGTCCTGCCCTCCGCCGACGTACCCGTGGCGGAGTACTACGCCGACCTCCAGGAGCAGACCGGCAGGGTCCACCCCATCCAGGGAGGACAGGCGGACCTCCTGACCCCGGAGGGGGCGGCCCTGGACTGGCTACGGCAGGAGTATGCGGGAGAGGACATCTCCGCCGACAGCATCCGGCTGCTGGAGGGCGCGCCCGCCGGCGACGTGTGGGGGCGGCTCTCCCGGGTGCTGGCGCAGGAGGGGACGCTGGAGAGCTTCACCTGGGCCGGGGGAGCCGAGACCGGACTGCGGACCTATTCGGAGCCCGACTACTACCGGGATGAGGGACAGCAGTTGTCCTTATGGCGCGTGGCGGGGACCTGGCTGTATCTCTACGCCTGGGTGGAGGCCCAGCCCCCGGCGGCCCTGACCGGAGCGGCGGTCCGCTATACCGCCGGGAGCGGGGACGGCGTCCTCTTTCTGGCCGAGGACGGGCTGGTCCAGGTGGACCTGGACGGGGAGGCGCTGTGGGTTCGCCCGGCCTACGACTACCAGAGCACTCCCTATGACCGGATGTACGATATCTGCCGGGAGTGGGCGGAGTACGCGCCGTTTTTGCAGGACATCTCCAGCAACGCCCGCCCGTAG
- a CDS encoding rod shape-determining protein yields MFAKDIGIDLGTASILVYVKGKGVVLREPSVVAMDKDKGTLLKVGTDAQQMLGRTPGNIVAIRPLREGVISDFDMTERMLKEFIRKAASFRLFKPRVVICVPSGITEVEERAVVDAGIQAGARRVFLIEEPLAAAIGAGIDITKPDGHMIVDIGGGTTDIAVISLGGIVESTSIKIAGDQFDEAIIKYIRRKHNVLIGERTAEEIKMQIGCVFPRPEEQTFEVKGRCLMTGLPRVFTVTSSEMIEAFEEVSTRILEAIHGVLERTPPELVADISTNGIVMTGGGSLVWGFDKLIESHTGIETHVADDAISCVAYGTGKSLEWVGDMQDGTMNISRRKQMNN; encoded by the coding sequence ATGTTCGCAAAAGACATCGGTATCGATTTGGGTACCGCTTCCATTCTCGTATACGTCAAGGGCAAGGGCGTGGTGCTGCGGGAGCCCTCCGTGGTGGCCATGGACAAGGACAAGGGCACCCTGCTGAAGGTGGGCACCGACGCCCAGCAGATGCTGGGCCGTACCCCCGGCAACATCGTGGCCATCCGCCCCCTGCGGGAGGGCGTCATCTCCGACTTCGACATGACCGAGCGGATGCTCAAGGAGTTTATCCGAAAGGCCGCCTCCTTCCGTCTCTTCAAGCCCCGGGTGGTCATCTGCGTGCCCTCCGGCATCACCGAGGTGGAGGAGCGCGCCGTGGTGGACGCGGGCATTCAGGCCGGCGCCCGGCGGGTCTTTCTCATTGAGGAGCCCCTGGCCGCCGCCATCGGCGCGGGCATCGACATCACCAAACCCGACGGCCACATGATCGTGGACATCGGCGGCGGCACCACCGATATCGCCGTCATCTCCCTGGGCGGCATCGTGGAATCCACCTCCATCAAGATCGCGGGCGACCAGTTCGACGAGGCCATTATCAAGTACATACGCCGGAAGCACAACGTGCTCATCGGCGAACGTACTGCGGAAGAGATCAAGATGCAGATCGGCTGCGTCTTCCCCCGGCCCGAGGAGCAGACCTTCGAGGTCAAGGGCCGCTGCCTCATGACCGGCCTGCCCCGGGTGTTCACCGTCACCTCCTCCGAGATGATCGAGGCCTTCGAGGAGGTCTCCACCCGCATCCTGGAGGCCATCCACGGAGTGCTGGAGCGCACGCCCCCTGAGCTGGTGGCCGACATCTCCACCAACGGCATCGTCATGACCGGCGGCGGCAGCCTAGTCTGGGGCTTCGACAAGCTCATCGAGTCCCACACCGGCATCGAGACCCATGTGGCCGACGACGCCATCTCCTGCGTGGCCTACGGCACCGGCAAGAGCCTGGAGTGGGTGGGCGATATGCAGGACGGCACCATGAACATCTCCCGCCGCAAGCAGATGAACAACTGA
- a CDS encoding ComF family protein — MSGGASVLLDLLFPPRCAFCRALLRRGESGLCQRCQRELPWISGPAAEQKPEFVSLCASPLWYEGAVRASFHRFKFKGRSGYAQVYGRLTAQCVRDHLSGRYDLITWVPLSPERLKKRGYDQAMLLACATALELGDVAVETLRKVRDAEAQSGLAGGAGARRANVLGAYQAADPELVAGRRVLLIDDVITTGATISECARTLRTAGAADVLCATLARTPGPQKERPSAPFPPSF; from the coding sequence GTGAGCGGCGGGGCGTCGGTCCTGCTGGACCTGCTGTTCCCGCCCCGGTGCGCCTTCTGCCGCGCCCTGCTGCGCCGTGGGGAGTCCGGCCTGTGCCAGCGCTGTCAACGGGAACTGCCCTGGATCTCCGGCCCCGCCGCCGAGCAGAAGCCGGAGTTCGTCTCCCTGTGCGCTTCCCCGCTGTGGTACGAGGGCGCGGTGCGCGCGTCCTTTCACCGCTTCAAATTCAAAGGCCGCAGCGGCTATGCCCAGGTCTACGGGCGGCTGACGGCCCAGTGTGTCCGGGATCACTTGTCCGGGCGGTACGATCTCATCACCTGGGTCCCGCTGTCTCCGGAGCGGCTGAAAAAGCGGGGTTACGACCAGGCCATGCTCCTGGCCTGCGCCACCGCTCTGGAGCTGGGGGACGTGGCAGTGGAGACTCTGCGGAAGGTCCGGGATGCCGAGGCCCAGTCCGGCCTCGCCGGAGGAGCCGGAGCCCGCCGGGCCAACGTACTGGGGGCCTATCAGGCCGCGGACCCGGAGCTGGTGGCCGGACGGCGGGTCCTCCTCATCGACGACGTGATCACCACCGGCGCCACCATCTCCGAGTGCGCCCGTACCCTGCGCACCGCGGGCGCCGCCGACGTGCTCTGCGCCACCCTGGCCCGGACCCCCGGACCGCAAAAAGAGCGGCCTTCCGCCCCCTTTCCCCCTTCTTTTTGA